In Numida meleagris isolate 19003 breed g44 Domestic line unplaced genomic scaffold, NumMel1.0 unplaced_Scaffold757, whole genome shotgun sequence, a single window of DNA contains:
- the LOC110392016 gene encoding poly(U)-specific endoribonuclease-A-like: MGALLDSGLWRSRSALREALKLMWFGRYSRSGGAALDSSGFEHVFVGNETGTGTGAHGDMGTWGQRGTWGHEGIWTHMGMGGTWRHEDTGTHGDSWGHEDIWTHGDTWGQMGT; the protein is encoded by the coding sequence GGCTGTGGCGTTCCCGCAGCGCGCTCCGGGAGGCGCTGAAGCTGATGTGGTTCGGCCGCTACTCGCGCTCCGGCGGCGCCGCGCTCGACTCGTCCGGATTCGAGCACGTGTTCGTCGGTAACGAGACCGGGACCGGGACGggggcacatggggacatggggacatggggacagagggggacgtggggacatgaGGGGATATGGACACACATGGGGATGGGTGGGACATGGAGACATGAGGACAcggggacacatggggacagctggggacaCGAGGACATCtggacacatggggacacgtggggacaaatggggac